In the Mycolicibacterium thermoresistibile genome, one interval contains:
- a CDS encoding ferredoxin codes for METPMKKISVDIEYCQAHGRCYALFPDLFDAQEDGTAVVKGDGELPDSIDPADVTGSCPEAAITVG; via the coding sequence TTGGAGACACCGATGAAGAAAATTTCCGTCGATATCGAGTACTGCCAGGCGCACGGCCGCTGCTATGCGCTGTTCCCCGATCTGTTCGACGCCCAGGAGGACGGCACCGCCGTCGTCAAAGGCGATGGGGAACTGCCGGATTCGATCGACCCGGCAGACGTGACGGGATCCTGTCCCGAGGCCGCGATCACCGTTGGTTGA